GGCCATATACCATACGCAACAAGATGCTATCGCTCATTCTGACGATATTCTTTGTCCACGTCGCCATTTACTTGGTGAATACTGTCGGAGCAACTACCATTGATACTCTGGTATGTTCCTGCTTAGTCCCCTACCGGCATAGCACCGCAGCTAGTTTGCCACGGCCCCAGACCGAGCGTTCAACCATTCTAAATGACATGTTTTTACAGCTATGGATTCTCTACCTCAAGCTCCCTACATCGACATCGAGGAATGCACGCCAGCAGAGCCGACTGAAGCGCGAAGTCGTCCAGCTCAAGCGCGAGATGAACAACACCAGCTCGCAAGATGAGTTTGCAAAGTGGGCTAAGTTGAGGAGGAAGCATGACAAAGCTATGGATGAATATGAGGCAATGAGTTCGTATCCTGCTCTATGCACTGAAATACTATGCTTCTTACTTCACATTGTCGAGGTTCAAATCCAGCTGATTGATCGCTTCTAAAACAGACAAGAAACTCACGGCACAGAAAACCTCGTTCGACTGGAGTGTCAAGATCGCTCGGTGGCTCAGCACCAACGGTCTTAAGATCTTTCTGCAGTTTTACTACTCCAAGACTCCTGTCTTTGCGCTTCCAGCAGGCTGGTTTCCCTTCTACGTTGAATGGGTACTGTCATTCCCTCGAGCGCCTCGTGGATCGGTGAGCGTCCAAGTTTGGAACAGTGTCTGCGCGACAGCGATTGCCGTCATGGCAGAGATTGTTACCTCCATGTTGCTGCAGTTGAGAAGTCGGAGCGCAAGCCCTGCTTCGACAGCAAAGGCCCAAAAGGCGCAATGATTAGAATGACTGTTTGCCGTATTATATATTACGCATTATGGAAAACGTAGACTAAGACGACATTGATTAATTCGATTGTTTTGTTCTATAAAAAGCATATAAGAGGGAACATTGTTCGTCAGATATGAAAACAATCGTTTATCGTCACAACCCATGCCGTAGCAGGAGTATCAGGGCTTGACTCTATGATTGGTATATCATCATACGAACGCAATGTGCATGTCGACGAAAAGACAAACAtaaaaagaaaggaaaaacGAGTCCGGCCCCTTCGACAGGGCTTCTGTGACCATAGATCCAGCCACCGCTTTGCAATAAGCTACAGACTCAAAAGTAAAGAGCGATGAACTCCTCGCCTCAAGAATGAGCCCCATTGAGTTACCCAAAAGCCTCCAAAGGAGGATCAGGGCAATCGCATGACTATCCAAACACGACGAAAGGCAACCCAATGAAACAACCCCTCTCCGACACCCCGCTATACCATCATTGTTTCCACCGCGAACAGCGTCAGATATAGGCACGGGCGCCGGGAGGGAGTAGGGCAGTTAGCCGCTATCAAATTGCTTCTATGGCGGCGCGTTTCCGCATTGCCTGCCACGGATCCGAGGATCGGGCAGGGTGTCCGGGGACTTTCTCCCAAAGCTAGGTTCCTCCTGGCAGAGGAATGAGAATACCCGGTAGGTACTCTGTGTGTGAGCTTTGAATGCGATCCTTTGAGCGAGGAGTtgaggaaagaagaaacaaagtAGACGGGAAAAAGTTTTGGTTTTTAATGCTTGGTTGACCCGCTGGTAGAGGCTAGCCAGTTTGAGTATTAGCGAACCACGTGATATTACTCAATGTCCACCAATCACGTTTGTGTTGGTTAGGTATATCACGTTTCAGAGATTCCATACCTTTAAGATAGCTTTGCAGTGCACATCGATAGCAGGGATTAGAAACAAGACAAAATTGGGTATATTTAACATGATGGCTATGTGAGTGATTAAGTCTCATGAGAATCTACTTGATGCTGAGCAGGCTAGAGCGGTTACAGCAATTCTTGTCACCGACATATACATTCAACAATTTATCCCAAACAATAGCAGACCCTTTTGTGCTAACAAGATACAGAGAATACGAAAAAATAGCCCTACGCCTTCACCTTCTTagccttcttgtccttggtcCCAGCCTTTGTAGCCGGTGAAGCGGCAGCTCCATTCACTCCCTTTTTCGTTGACGCCTTTTCGCCATCCTGCTTGGGCGTCCCCTGCTTAGGAGTCGATTGGcttgccttcttctccttcttcaacttcttaGGAGTCTCGTCCACGGTagtctcctccttggactcCTGCGCCGAGGGTGCCTCGATAGCCTTCTTGGGCTCATCGGCAGTCGTATCGGCAGCTTCAATCGCCTTGGTCTCTTCTTGGACAGGAACTTCGTCGACGCTCTTCAGCTGGGGAAGCTCATACTCATAACCCAGAgccttcagcttctcggcCTTTGCAAGACGTCTCTTCTGTTCCCGCTCAATGCGCTCCGACCATTGTTCCCTCGTCTTGCCCTTTtccagcctcttcttctcgatgcGGTTCCACGGGGTGCGCTTGAATCGTCTGTTGGCACCCTTCCAGACCTCTGGGTGCAGTTGATCGGAGGGAACGTATTTGCATTTCAGGATATGGCCATACATCAGGTAGTTGTCCATAGTCTCCGCGACAATCTTGGCAACAGTGCTCGAGGCGAACTCTACGAAAGCGTAGTGCTTTGAGCGACCGGTGATGCGGTTACGGGAGAGACGCAGGCGAGTAATGTCGCCGAATTGGGAAAAGTAAGCGCGCATCTGATGTTCGTAGAAACCGTGGGGGATACGTCTGTAGAAAGGAGATGGTAAGACCTTATCACGGCAGAACAACGAGGCAAAGAGGATTACTGAACT
The Aspergillus fumigatus Af293 chromosome 4, whole genome shotgun sequence DNA segment above includes these coding regions:
- the get1 gene encoding guided entry of tail-anchored proteins factor 1 yields the protein MLSLILTIFFVHVAIYLVNTVGATTIDTLLWILYLKLPTSTSRNARQQSRLKREVVQLKREMNNTSSQDEFAKWAKLRRKHDKAMDEYEAMNKKLTAQKTSFDWSVKIARWLSTNGLKIFLQFYYSKTPVFALPAGWFPFYVEWVLSFPRAPRGSVSVQVWNSVCATAIAVMAEIVTSMLLQLRSRSASPASTAKAQKAQ